Proteins co-encoded in one Artemia franciscana chromosome 10, ASM3288406v1, whole genome shotgun sequence genomic window:
- the LOC136031655 gene encoding uncharacterized protein LOC136031655, which produces MRKKIINKRWLNLKYRKVLLGEQDKDNLSNGSKISEEFSANPLIDDSNKLGNGSGSYGVDCPDTNTEIDLSGIPDGNCIVNLRYFLAEVISAFRHKISCDHGKLIIKQLEKKGLKTELKVKCNKCNWEKRIKGEPECPATSVKEYISSFTDQTQVAFSEKKSSLKGCLNSKAVWGAMGSGGGYSTLCEFFGVLGVKPMSRIVYSRMERQLGNAWMNSLSEILLENGREALKSAIHDDRYKEDSYWTKVICDGGWNKRSKGHDYSAKGCVAVIIDAFSKKLLYVGIKNKYCYICFSSANAKVIPKDHFCFLNYNGNSRSMETDILVEGFRSSEEMHGLQFLEFIGDGDSSVFYKLKQSVSYGSNIRKHECANHVTKNYTAHLYNLCKNKKGLYTKCLPRGIIQQLTKNLRGAIKINSENNGTAEELKILLKRGPYHVFGNHTKCDSGCPKIAELAVNSKIEDRWNNFPLHVFEDVMTEVDIVCRKAEQLRNDATTNLAESYMSVVAKFIGEKQISRSKRGSYHARVHGASLAYNSGPKWHQLAWKNIFGLSPSSVTKKYCNKTAKLRVISKRNLTSYYSALGGKHVAKLKNRNYNFGNRDYGPNCNKPDMTSDEMNLAIQKYTDENLKLDFASISCLFNSTKGQSKNDTWVEERSKRITSSYFHRIATRKNSTRVAPIVKQIRNLGPRFCSALMKKGLDLEVVALEAYENKFNLKVVKGDQIGLSVHPQYQYLAASVDGLLPNGTPIEIKTVHNIPEFKTIYDVAQSKNLVKAFFLELSSEGLQLKKITGISPRYKANSGYWIKWYAT; this is translated from the exons atgaggaagaaaattatcaacaaaaggtggctgaatttaaaataccg aaaggtgctgcttggagaacaagataaagataatttgtcaaatggatcaaaaatttcagaagaattttcagcaaatcctctcatagacgattcaaataaattgggaaacggtagtggttcttacggtgttgattgccccgatacgaatactgagatagacttatctggaattccagatggaaactgcattgtgaatctaaggtatttccttgctgaagtaatttcagcattcagacacaaaatcagttgcgatcacggaaaattgattataaagcaattagaaaagaaaggcctgaaaactgaactgaaagttaagtgtaataagtgtaactgggaaaagaggattaaaggtgaaccagaatgtccagcaacaagcgtaaaagaatatatttcaagttttacggaccagacacaggttgctttttccgaaaaaaaatcaagtcttaaaggctgcttgaattcgaaggctgtttggggagccatgggtagtggaggagggtattctacactgtgtgaattcttcggggtgcttggagtgaaaccaatgtcacgaatagtttattcccgtatggaaaggcagcttggtaatgcttggatgaatagtttatcggaaattttgctagaaaatggacgagaggccttaaaatcagccattcatgatgataggtataaggaggactcatactggacaaaagtgatatgtgatggaggctggaataagcgtagcaaaggacacgattattcggccaaaggatgtgttgcagttatcatagatgcattttcgaaaaaactgttatatgttggcataaaaaataaatactgttatatatgtttttcttctgcaaacgccaaagtaattcccaaagatcatttctgctttctgaattataacggaaattcaaggagcatggaaacagatattctagttgaaggctttcgttccagtgaggagatgcacggattacagtttttagagtttatcggtgacggtgattccagtgttttttataagctaaaacaaagtgtttcctacggttccaacatacggaaacatgaatgtgcaaatcacgtcacaaaaaactataccgcccatctatataatttgtgcaaaaataaaaaaggtttgtacacaaaatgtcttccccgaggaattatacagcaactgacaaaaaatttaaggggcgcgataaaaataaattctgaaaataatggaacagcagaagaattgaaaatcttgttaaaaagaggtccgtaccatgttttcggaaaccacacaaaatgtgattctggctgtcctaagattgctgaattggccgtgaatagtaaaatagaagatcggtggaataattttcccctgcacgtgtttgaagatgttatgacagaggtcgatattgtgtgtcgaaaagcagagcagcttcgaaatgacgcaactacaaacttagctgaaagctacatgtcagttgttgctaaattcatcggagaaaagcaaataagccggtctaaacgaggttcatatcatgcaagagttcatggagcaagtcttgcttataattcaggtccaaaatggcatcaattagcttggaaaaatatttttgggcttagtccttctagcgtaacaaaaaaatattgtaataaaacggctaagctccgtgtaatatctaaacgtaatttgaccagttattatagtgctcttggaggaaaacacgttgctaagttaaaaaatagaaactataactttggtaatcgtgactatggaccaaattgcaataagccagacatgacttctgatgaaatgaatttggctatacaaaaatatactgacgagaatttaaaattggattttgccagtataagctgtttgttcaacagtaccaagggtcaatccaaaaatgacacttgggttgaagaaagatctaagagaataactagtagttacttccacagaattgcaaccagaaaaaacagcaccagagttgccccaattgttaagcaaattcgaaacttgggacctagattctgctctgccctaatgaaaaagggcttagatttagaagtagtggcactagaagcatatgaaaacaaattcaacttaaaagtcgtaaagggagatcaaataggactcagtgtgcatccacagtatcagtatcttgctgcatctgtagatggactgctccctaatggcacacctatagagataaaaacggtgcataatataccagagttcaaaaccatttatgatgtggcccagtcaaaaaatttagttaaagcattttttcttgaattatccagtgaaggtcttcagctaaaaaaaatcacaggtatttcgcccagatacaaggccaactcgggatactggataaaatggtacgccacttaa